The Macaca mulatta isolate MMU2019108-1 chromosome 9, T2T-MMU8v2.0, whole genome shotgun sequence genomic sequence GTATAGATACCATGATATTTCACCCCTGAATACAGCACCATTGTGTCTCCTATTGTGTGTAATCACAATACAATGACCACTCCTAAGAAAATTAATGCTAATTTAATATCATCTATTATATAGTCCATATTTAAATTTCTCTGGTTATTTCAGAAGTATCTTTTATTGCTCTATTTTTTTGTGCTATTTTCCaatccagaaaaaatatttgtatttattttatcttttttaaagtcTCTTTCAGTGTTGAACAGCCCCTCTGCTTTTTATCTTTATGACATTGTTGATTGAGAAGTCCCTAAACCCCGTTGTCTTACACAATGTCCCATTTTCTGGATTTGTCTGATTGTTTTCTCCTGAGTGGATTCAGATTGAAGTTTTTGGTCGGAAATACCACAAGGTGATGTTGTGTACATTTCATTGTATTGCATCACTGTTGGTGATGCTTCGTTTGCTTGGTTAAGGGAGTGACCACTAGATTTCTATATTTGTGGAAATTAGAATTTTCCCctctgaaatgaatgaataatacaaAGGGAGGCACTTTGACACTATGTGAATATCCCGACCCCCAACAATTCCTCACCTAATGATTTTAGTCTATTCATGATCCTGCTTGAAGCAGTTATTGCCATTGGTGATTACAAAATATTGACTTTCTGATTCCAGCATTTCTTCTATATCTAATAGCTGACATTCATCTAGAAGAAAGCCTTTTTATTCTAtctcccctttctcctttttcttttgttgaggaTTATTACTGTGAACTTCAATGCATTTTAATCCATTACCATCATGATTCTTTCTGATGCCCAAATTGTTGCAAGTTTGGCTTGTGCAAGTCACTTCTTGGGGGCCCCTGTGTCCTTCAGACAGAACCTCATTAGTCTTTGAGCACATGCTAGACTTCTGACAACACAACATCTGAGACTCACCTTGTCTTGTTCCCAAGAGTAGCACAAAGGTCTAATTTTCCCAAGGgtccctgtttctctctctctctctctctctctctctctctctctctctcttttattttattttattttaatttttactatggAATGATTTTTAGAAACTAAGATCTGGGCACAATGTGTGCTCAGGGCTACTGAGGTGTCATTGATTCTAGGCCCTTTCAATGGACAGAGTCAGGAAATGTGCATTTAAATTACAAACTCAGTATCATAAGATTTTTTCTAAGCTTTCCCTATTCCATATGTCTAGATTGCCTCCTCCAAAGTAAAAACCCTGCTTTTCAACCACATAatatttttactcattttctctATTCTATAATACACACAAAATACCTCCAGAAATTAGAGCACTATACAGCGGTAGACCTGCTCTGTAAACTTGCACATTTCTTTGCAGTGGCTTTAGCCCTCTAGGTATGTACAGCCAGAGTATTGTGTTCAAATGAAATTAATTATATTCTCTGTGTGGTTATGTTATCAATTGGATCAGAAACATTTGTTTTAGTGTGTATTCTATTTTACTATTTCctgttttaatcttttaaaattttaatttacatagtTTTGTAAACAGAGATACATGTGTGTCATGTACACGATTCAGAGATAAACTATATAAACAGATAAACTCGGAGAAGTGTTTCTTTTGTAACTTCACTCCACCGTGTTCCTACCTACTGCTTTGAAGTTGCCATTTTCAATAATTCCTGGTTTATTCTTTCTGTGATActgttacaaaaatatatttaattaaaaacacttttatatagacacacatttttaaaaataaaattagaaaatgtttacatatagATGTATACATCTGGGCATATATACTTTTTCCAGCACTTGGATGGTTTTATTACTTACTCAGATGTCTGATCCATTTGGCATTTATTCTGGTGTGTGGTGTGAGTTACAgatccaattttgtttttttcccaaatggCAATTGATTTATtccaatactattttttaaatccacCCTATTTCACCCGTGTTTCATTTGCCACTTTTATAATGTTCTAAATTTCTGTATGTACTAGGGTATTTCTAGACTTTATTCTCCATTGGCATTTGTGGTTATTCATGTGCTGAGGGCTTCCTAGAGAGGCTGAACCTAGAGAGGCTTCCGGATGTGCTCTACCTTCTGATGGGCCTGGTTCCCTCCACCCGCACACATTATGCTTCCTTTGCAGGGGATATTCTTGCTAGTTTATTCCAGCTAttcttgcatatttatttttccgTATGAACTTCGGAATCAACTTCAGAATctttccacagaaacagaaatctTTCATggtgtgggggctgggggaggtccCAGTGGAGAGTTTTATGACGATTGCTTTGTGTTTTTGGCTACCAGGTTTTTGTATAGACCAAagcaaataaagtaaaaataacacacagaaaaaaagaagcaaacatcTTGGTATTTAGATTGGGATTGCATTACATTTACATATTGAGTTAACAACGATTTACTTCTTTACGATGTTAAGTTGTTCTCCACGGAAAAGaggtaatttttttcataaaaagttATCTGATTTTGTGTGTTACTGTTTTGTGTGTTTCAGGAGAGTTTTCAGATTTTACTCTTATAAGATTgtcatatattttgttatatttattcataagtattttgcctttgctgctttcaaaataGAGTTTTTGTCATGATGTCGCCTACCAGGTCTTTGATTGTATTTTGATTTTGGGGGATTATGTTAACATTATAGGAGTTGCCTTGTTGCCTGCCAAATCCAAGGCAAACAAAACTTCATCCACTTTGATGATAAAAAGAGAAGTCATTCCTCGAGGTTAATAGGCATATTTTGGGAAACTTGTCACTTTCTGTAGTTGGTGAATTTGCACAGATCTGTACAGATCTGGGCAGATGCTAAAAGGAACAAGGTAGATAGACCTATGAGAATGGAACTGGAAAATAATGCCTTCACATCTGAACTACAAGCTGTTACAGAGGGTGAGAATGCTTGttgaattcttttattatttttctctgttttctcctctgtccCTTGAGTTTTTGCGATATTATGTCATCTGCCAAAATATAGTTCTTCTTTACCAATTGCTATGCCTCTAATTGTTTTCTCCTCTCCGATTGCATTGACTAAAAACACCAATGTTAAATAATAGTGGGAAAATTGTGCATACAACATGCCTCTGACAGACTTTGATGGGAAATCCACTAGTGGTGTCCATCAAGTAAGATGCTGGCTCTAGGGCTGAAGCACACATATCTTACCATGTTGAGGAGCATTCATCAGTTCCTATtttactgagttttaaaaatcagaaatgtgtGTTGGATTTTGCTAAAGATTTTTTTCAGTATTAGCAGGCATAAATGTATCCTAAAGAGATGAACCCTGGGGCTAACCAGAATGTATAGGCACCCTCATTAttagtttcacttttgttgttttttttgttcttctctCCTTGTTGGTCTATGTGATTCTTGGAGGATGTGGTCAAAGATTTGGGTCTGTAGCCACTAAATTGTAGGGTATGCAACACTCTTGCTCTTTCTCATGATGCCAGCCTGGAGTACCATGCAGCCTAATTCACCTACTAGTCCAGCCAGCAGATGCTACCCCAGACTCTGCCAGCCTTACCTTGTTTTCTCCAGATTGTGCCTGGCTCTCTGGTGGCTGGTGACACACCCATCTGCAGAGGTATCGCTACCTGTCAGAGAGCAACTTCATCCATGAGGTAGCTCAGCAGTGTCCCTTCTTCTGTTCAGGGCAGCCAGGGGCGGGAGGAGGCTGCTCTCTTGGGCTGCCCATCCACTCTGAGTACTGGTATCTCAAGTGCGAACCTGGCTAACCCCAGCTTCTTTAGATCCCTTCCTTATCAACACCTGATGGGGCCTTTTAATGCAGGGCTTGTTAAAGACAGTAGGAAGGATGAACCCTCTGCTCAGCCTCTGGTCCTCTAAACCCCATGTTCCTCTGGACCTTCCGTcttttaaaggagaaagaaaacccTGACGGCCTTTGAGGCCCTTGCATGGAATCCCTTCCTTTACTTTCCTCGCCACTTCCTCTTACCATATCTTGCTGGTTTCCAGTGTCTTTCTTGTCTTTAATGTTGGTTCTACTACCATCAAGCTCTATATCCCTGACCATGACCTGTGTCCTTGGTCCTCAAATAGGGGGTAGTcaagtttttgtctgttttgtctgtctgttttatGGCCTTTGATGTGGCTTGTCCCACATCTATCCCGCTTTCCTGCTGTTGCTGCCCCATCTCTCATGGGGAGATCTTAGCTGTCAGGAGATTGTGACTGAATATGCACAATGGAAAGTCATAAACAATTTCGCATCATTCAATGTAAACATATATACCATTCTATTATATTCCAGATGTCTATGTGAAACTACAGTGAGGGTGTGAATTTGGTCTTAACGCATGGAGGTATAAGTGAGTTCCTTAGAAGGGTCTGCGTCCTACTTTCAGCCCAAGTTCTGTTGTATCAGAGTCTGGTTTGTTGACTCGTCTTCTCTTCCATGTTCCCCTTTTTAGACACCTATGCCGTCCTTCCCTTCCATCAAAGCTGGTACACCAAGTATGGAGAAGTCTCACCCTCTGTAACAGCTTGCAGTTCAGATGTGAAGGCATTATTTTCCAGTTCCATTCTCATAGGTCTATCTACCTTGTTTCTGGTAGCATCTGCCCAGATCTATGCAAATTCACCAACTACAGAAAGCGACAAGTTTCCCAAAATATGCCTATTAACCTCGAGGAATGATTTCTCTTTTTGTCGTCAAAGTGGATGAAGTTTTGTTTGCCTTGGGTTTGGCAGGCAGAAAACAACTTCCAGGTTGAGCTCTCCCCTTTACCCAGAAGCCACTGGCCTTCAGGTTCCTTTCTATGTTGCACAAGGAAGTGTTCCACCTTGCAGGCTTTGCTGATGAGCTTTTTTACCTGTTTAATTGTGTGAGTTGCATGAACACATGCAATAATTAGAGCATAGTTGCCCTCTCAATAAGTCTTCCAGGTGGTTCTCTTCCTTTCCAGAGATGCACAGGTGATTGAGCTGTAGGTGAGCAGTGATGTGAAGAGGGATTCTAGCTCTGTGGACAGCGGCCCACGGTTAACGTCTCAGGATGTTCTGCATTCAAAAACCCAAGGCTGGTAATGAACTTTCACATGGACTGAATATTGGAGGTAAATAATAGAAGGAATAGACTATACAGTGCCTCTGTCCTGAAGGAAACTATCACGCCTCTTCTGGAAGAAGCGGACTGCACAGAGGAAGCCTTGAGTGCTTTAGCCTGCAGTAGGAAAAGGTGGACACCAAAAACTTCACCCTGTGTTGGAGCTGTTCATGCTTCCACGAGGGCATGGTGTCCATGTCCGTGAAACCTACTACAGAAAATGGCTCATGAAAAGGGGAATAGGACCCAACACACAGCTTCCTATGCACTGCCATCTTCTCATCAGTTAGGCAATACTTTGTAGAACGATTAGCTTCACCTCTTAGCTGCCAGAGGATCCCTTCTTAAAGATGAACTCTGTGAAGATTCGGGAGTCCTGAAACATGGGGTCTCCGGGATGGTCTCCAGCCCTATCGATGATGAACACTggccttctggaggggaaatgGCAGGCTGGGctggtgagggaggaagggcttTGGCATTCATGGAATGGGCCTGCTGCTCTCAGACCTTCAAAGGATGGAACCAACAAAGGACCAAATAAGAAAGCAGATACTGTGCCTTGTAGAGGGCCATGAATgtcagttattattttttctcattatataaattattttgtggTTATTATTACAATGTGCATGGCTGTTGCATAAAAGACATGACTGGTGGAGGCTCAGGAAAGCCACGTCATTCTACAGTTGCCATCAGGCTAAGGCCCCATGAGCATTTCTCTCCCTTGTAATATTAACCCTGTGTTTCTGGGATCACATCACggaattttctttgcttttccacTTTCCAGGAAATCTTTTGGACTGGGCTGCCTTCTTCATGTGTGATGAAAGATGATCTGTATT encodes the following:
- the TMEM273 gene encoding transmembrane protein 273 isoform X10 yields the protein MAHCACVARSQEPGAEQSANMNLGVSMLRILFLLGETTISSKDTYAVLPFHQSWYTKYGEVSPSVTACSSDVKALFSSSILIGLSTLFLVASAQIYANSPTTESDKFPKICLLTSRNDFSFCRQSG